In a genomic window of Flavobacterium lipolyticum:
- a CDS encoding M4 family metallopeptidase: MNRKLPKSMASAVVILTFSVSGFAQNTDKRVSQKNVSENGQPSLITFSDKSTYRGTDYNTVFKEQLGLKDNQSFSKIKIESDREGFTHEKFQLYEQGIKVEFANYTLHSKDGKLVSMNGEFYALQNVKTTPKLSNKAAFDRAVAYTGAKQYLWENLQDAAAMNYEKPKGELVLLPAMEEQGETRKSDKVRLAYKFDIYATNPVSRGDLYIDAETGKVLFYNATIKHLGEYSHGNKVKTAKAIHQKEDATAKKAFVAANAATRYSGTQVIQTTLSGASYILADATRGLGINTYNMKKGTSYTAAVNFTDADNNWTAAEYNNANKDNGALDAHWGAEKTYDYWSTVHGRNSFDNAGAIIKSYVHYSNAYDNAYWNGSVMTYGDGSGTYFDILTAIDVAGHEIGHAVCTYTANLAYQKESGAMNEAFSDIWGACIEYAAAPTKSIWLIGEDIERRSGHLSLRSMSDPNSEGQPDTYGGTYWINPNCTPTSSNDYCGVHTNSGVLNHWFYILSVGKSGTNDIGNAYNVTGITIDKAAKIAYRLESVYLTANSTFANARTSGIQSAIDLYGAGSPEVIATTNAFYAVGVGAAYVDSNDTTAPTAPTNLAASGTTGSTTNLTWTASTDNVGVTGYDIYQGTTLKGSSTTTNYTVTGLTALTAYSFSVKAKDGAGNVSTASNVVNVTTTAASLNYCNSQGNSTVDERIGKVVFGTINNTSTGTTGYENYTAISTNAAKGTAYTITITPVWTSTIYSEGYAVFIDYNQDGDFTDAGETVWTKATSTAATATGTITIPATATLGTTRLRVSMKYNGIPTSCESFSYGQVEDYSINITASGAIVNQEIVAGLVETNETARFALYPNPVVDELNISLADNTGYTFRITNTLGQQVSSGALSGNPIDVRTLKTGLYVIELNNGAKRIVKKFAKK; encoded by the coding sequence ATGAACAGAAAATTACCAAAAAGCATGGCGTCAGCCGTTGTTATTCTTACATTTTCAGTATCAGGATTTGCCCAAAACACAGACAAACGGGTAAGCCAGAAGAATGTATCCGAAAATGGACAACCAAGCTTAATCACTTTTAGTGATAAATCTACTTACAGAGGAACCGATTACAACACTGTCTTTAAAGAACAATTAGGTTTAAAAGACAATCAATCCTTTTCTAAAATTAAGATCGAATCTGATAGAGAAGGTTTTACACATGAAAAATTTCAATTGTACGAGCAGGGTATTAAAGTAGAATTTGCCAATTACACTTTACATTCGAAAGACGGAAAACTAGTTTCCATGAATGGAGAGTTTTATGCTCTTCAAAATGTAAAAACAACCCCAAAATTATCCAATAAAGCAGCTTTCGATAGAGCGGTTGCTTATACAGGAGCAAAACAATATCTGTGGGAAAACCTGCAAGATGCTGCAGCAATGAACTATGAGAAGCCAAAAGGCGAATTGGTTTTATTGCCGGCAATGGAAGAACAGGGGGAAACCAGAAAGTCAGATAAGGTGAGGCTGGCTTATAAATTTGATATTTATGCCACTAATCCGGTAAGTCGCGGAGATCTTTATATCGATGCAGAAACCGGAAAAGTCCTGTTTTATAACGCTACCATAAAACACCTTGGTGAATACAGCCACGGAAATAAAGTAAAAACCGCCAAAGCAATACATCAAAAAGAGGATGCGACTGCAAAAAAAGCTTTTGTTGCAGCCAATGCCGCGACACGTTACAGCGGAACGCAGGTAATACAAACTACCTTAAGCGGAGCGTCCTATATACTTGCTGATGCGACAAGAGGTTTGGGAATCAACACCTACAATATGAAAAAGGGAACCAGTTATACAGCAGCCGTAAATTTTACGGATGCCGATAATAACTGGACCGCTGCTGAGTATAACAATGCGAACAAAGATAATGGAGCTTTGGATGCACATTGGGGAGCTGAAAAAACATACGATTACTGGTCAACAGTGCATGGCAGAAACAGCTTTGATAACGCAGGAGCAATTATAAAAAGCTACGTACATTACAGCAATGCCTACGATAACGCTTACTGGAACGGTAGTGTAATGACTTACGGTGACGGAAGCGGAACTTATTTCGATATCCTGACTGCTATTGATGTTGCAGGACACGAAATAGGACATGCTGTTTGTACTTATACAGCCAACCTGGCGTATCAAAAAGAATCCGGAGCGATGAACGAGGCGTTCTCTGATATTTGGGGAGCCTGTATTGAATATGCAGCAGCACCAACAAAATCGATCTGGTTAATTGGTGAAGATATCGAAAGAAGATCAGGGCACCTTTCTTTGCGCTCAATGAGTGATCCAAATTCTGAAGGTCAGCCGGACACTTATGGCGGAACCTATTGGATCAATCCAAATTGTACACCAACAAGCAGTAACGATTATTGCGGTGTGCATACCAACTCCGGTGTATTGAACCATTGGTTTTACATTCTGTCTGTGGGTAAATCAGGTACAAATGATATTGGAAATGCCTATAACGTAACGGGGATTACAATTGATAAAGCGGCTAAAATTGCGTACCGTTTGGAAAGCGTCTATTTAACAGCAAATTCTACTTTTGCCAATGCAAGAACTTCAGGAATACAATCGGCTATTGATTTGTATGGTGCCGGTTCACCGGAAGTTATTGCTACCACCAATGCATTTTATGCTGTAGGTGTTGGAGCTGCGTATGTGGACTCAAATGATACAACTGCGCCAACAGCGCCAACAAATCTTGCTGCTTCCGGAACAACGGGGTCAACAACTAATTTAACATGGACTGCTTCAACAGATAATGTAGGGGTTACTGGGTATGATATTTACCAGGGAACAACTCTAAAAGGTTCGTCTACTACAACCAATTATACCGTAACAGGTTTAACAGCATTGACGGCATATAGCTTTAGCGTAAAAGCCAAAGACGGAGCAGGAAATGTTTCAACAGCAAGTAATGTGGTAAATGTTACGACTACAGCGGCTTCTTTAAATTATTGTAACTCTCAGGGCAACAGTACTGTAGATGAGAGAATTGGAAAAGTGGTATTCGGTACCATCAACAATACTTCAACAGGAACAACCGGTTATGAAAACTATACTGCTATCTCTACAAATGCTGCCAAAGGAACAGCCTATACGATAACAATCACTCCAGTTTGGACTTCTACTATTTACAGCGAAGGTTATGCTGTTTTTATCGATTACAACCAAGATGGGGATTTTACAGATGCAGGTGAAACAGTTTGGACGAAAGCGACCTCTACAGCGGCTACAGCTACAGGAACCATCACAATTCCGGCTACTGCAACACTTGGTACAACAAGACTTAGAGTTTCTATGAAATACAACGGAATACCAACTTCTTGTGAATCATTTTCTTATGGACAAGTAGAAGATTATTCGATCAATATCACAGCTTCAGGAGCTATTGTAAATCAGGAAATTGTAGCAGGATTAGTGGAAACTAATGAAACGGCAAGATTTGCATTGTATCCAAATCCGGTTGTTGATGAATTGAACATTTCGTTGGCAGATAATACAGGATATACTTTCAGAATTACAAATACATTGGGGCAACAAGTGAGTTCAGGAGCCCTTTCAGGAAATCCTATTGATGTGAGAACTTTAAAAACAGGACTTTATGTTATCGAGTTGAATAATGGTGCTAAAAGAATCGTTAAGAAATTCGCCAAAAAATAA
- a CDS encoding gliding motility lipoprotein GldH encodes MRIKSSGILLLSAILLFSCDKKRVFDEYKSVGSAWNKDSIVTFDLPVLDSTKRYNLFVNLRDNNNYPFNNLFLIVAIETPSGFTKVDTLEYQMANPDGSLMGNGFTDIKESKLFYKENVKFRGKYKVHIKQAVRESGKIPGVQTLEGITDVGFRIEQKD; translated from the coding sequence ATGAGAATAAAAAGTAGTGGAATTCTTCTTTTGTCAGCAATACTCCTTTTTTCCTGCGATAAAAAAAGAGTATTCGACGAATACAAATCTGTTGGAAGTGCCTGGAACAAAGACAGTATTGTAACCTTTGATTTACCGGTTTTAGATTCGACCAAAAGATACAACCTGTTTGTAAATTTGAGAGACAACAACAATTATCCGTTCAATAATTTGTTTTTGATCGTAGCTATCGAAACACCAAGCGGTTTTACCAAAGTGGATACTTTAGAATATCAAATGGCAAATCCCGACGGTAGCCTGATGGGGAATGGCTTTACAGACATTAAAGAAAGTAAGCTGTTTTACAAAGAAAACGTAAAGTTTAGAGGGAAATACAAAGTACATATCAAACAAGCAGTCAGAGAATCAGGGAAAATTCCGGGAGTTCAGACTTTAGAAGGTATTACAGATGTTGGTTTTAGAATAGAACAAAAAGATTAG
- a CDS encoding penicillin-binding protein 1A, producing the protein MAAKKNNQSNSVKDINYYKKKFWRIFAYSLLGVLAFFLFASWGLFGSMPSFEDLENPDSNLATEIISSDGVVIGKYFKTNRSQLKYSDLPKNLVDALVATEDARFYEHSGIDGRGTLRAAFSLGTNGGASTITQQLAKQLFHRGGSSFLPFRIVQKIKEWIIAIRLERQYTKNEILAMYCNVYDFGNYAVGVSSAAQTYFSKDPKDLTIDESAILVGMFNNSSLYNPLRNPVGVKNRRDVVLGQMVKAKMITKSQKEKYQALPIALKFKLESHREGTATYFREYLRDYMKKWVAENKKPDGTDYDIYKDGLKIYTTIDSRMQLHAEEAVSEHMKNLQEQFFIEMKTNKNAPFLNITQAETDRIIMQAMKNSTRWALMKEMDKSDEDIIASFKVKTKMRVFTWKGERDTVMTPLDSIRYFKHFLQSGLMAMEPQTGNIKAWVGGINYKYFQYDHVGQGARQVGSTFKPFVYATAIEQLNMSPCDSILDGPFMIHKGRHNVTADWEPRNSDNRYRGMVTLKQGLANSINTVSAKLIDRTGPEAVVELTHKLGVKTEIPAQPSIALGAVDITVEDMVAAYSTFANQGVYVKPQFLSRIENKSGEVIYEPIPESHDVLNKDIAFAVIKLLEGVTETGSGARLRTEGGGSGDNRWTGYPYMFRNPIAGKTGTTQNQSDGWFMGMVPNLVTGVWVGCEDRSARFKSLTYGQGATAALPIWGYFMKLCYADPGLQVSKSEFERPANLSIKVDCYSRPAVVKDTTQTDQNTDEFEL; encoded by the coding sequence ATGGCTGCTAAGAAAAACAATCAATCCAATAGCGTTAAAGATATTAATTACTACAAAAAGAAGTTCTGGAGAATTTTTGCCTATAGTTTATTAGGAGTTCTCGCCTTCTTTTTATTTGCCTCATGGGGCTTATTCGGTTCAATGCCTTCTTTTGAAGATTTGGAGAATCCGGATTCTAATTTGGCCACCGAAATCATTTCGTCCGACGGAGTGGTAATAGGTAAGTACTTTAAAACCAACAGATCGCAGCTTAAATATTCTGATTTGCCAAAAAATCTGGTAGATGCTTTAGTGGCAACAGAAGATGCCCGTTTTTATGAGCATTCCGGAATTGACGGTCGAGGGACTTTACGTGCTGCTTTTTCTTTGGGGACAAATGGAGGAGCCAGTACCATAACACAGCAATTGGCAAAACAGTTATTTCATCGTGGTGGATCTAGCTTTTTACCCTTTAGGATAGTGCAAAAAATAAAAGAATGGATTATTGCCATTCGTCTGGAAAGACAATATACCAAAAATGAGATTTTAGCGATGTACTGCAACGTTTATGATTTCGGAAATTATGCTGTTGGGGTAAGTTCGGCAGCTCAGACTTATTTTTCCAAAGACCCTAAAGACTTAACTATTGACGAATCGGCAATTTTAGTTGGTATGTTTAACAATTCATCTCTTTATAATCCTTTGCGTAACCCTGTTGGGGTAAAAAACCGTCGTGATGTTGTACTGGGACAAATGGTAAAAGCCAAGATGATAACGAAGTCTCAAAAAGAGAAATATCAGGCATTGCCAATCGCTTTAAAATTCAAATTAGAAAGTCACCGTGAAGGAACCGCTACTTACTTTAGAGAGTACCTTCGTGATTACATGAAAAAATGGGTGGCTGAGAATAAAAAACCGGACGGTACCGATTACGATATTTACAAAGACGGTTTAAAAATTTACACTACCATCGATTCAAGAATGCAGCTTCATGCAGAAGAAGCAGTTTCGGAACATATGAAAAATTTGCAGGAGCAATTTTTTATTGAAATGAAAACCAATAAAAACGCACCCTTCCTGAACATTACCCAAGCTGAAACAGATCGTATCATAATGCAGGCGATGAAAAATTCGACGCGTTGGGCTCTGATGAAAGAGATGGATAAAAGTGATGAAGACATTATTGCTTCGTTTAAAGTGAAGACCAAAATGCGTGTATTTACCTGGAAAGGAGAACGTGATACCGTGATGACACCACTTGATTCTATTCGTTATTTCAAACACTTCCTGCAATCTGGTTTAATGGCGATGGAACCTCAAACCGGAAACATTAAAGCATGGGTAGGTGGAATTAATTATAAATATTTCCAATACGATCACGTAGGGCAGGGAGCACGACAGGTAGGATCTACATTCAAACCGTTTGTTTATGCAACCGCTATTGAGCAATTAAACATGTCTCCTTGCGATTCTATTCTAGACGGACCTTTTATGATTCACAAAGGGCGTCACAATGTTACTGCTGACTGGGAACCAAGAAACTCTGATAACAGATACCGTGGAATGGTAACTCTAAAACAAGGTCTTGCCAATTCGATCAATACCGTATCGGCTAAGTTAATTGACAGAACAGGTCCTGAAGCTGTAGTAGAGTTAACACACAAATTGGGTGTAAAAACCGAAATCCCTGCTCAGCCCTCTATTGCACTTGGTGCCGTAGATATTACGGTGGAAGATATGGTGGCTGCCTACAGTACATTCGCCAATCAGGGAGTATATGTAAAACCGCAATTTTTAAGCCGTATAGAGAACAAAAGCGGAGAGGTGATCTATGAGCCAATTCCGGAATCTCATGACGTTTTAAACAAAGATATTGCCTTTGCTGTAATTAAATTATTAGAAGGAGTTACAGAAACTGGTTCAGGTGCACGTTTGCGTACAGAAGGCGGAGGAAGCGGTGACAATCGTTGGACCGGATACCCGTACATGTTCAGAAACCCTATTGCCGGTAAAACCGGAACCACTCAAAATCAGTCAGACGGTTGGTTTATGGGAATGGTGCCAAATCTTGTCACCGGAGTTTGGGTAGGTTGTGAAGACCGTTCAGCACGTTTTAAAAGTTTGACTTACGGACAAGGAGCTACAGCCGCATTACCAATTTGGGGGTATTTCATGAAATTGTGTTATGCCGACCCGGGATTACAGGTCTCAAAATCCGAGTTCGAGCGTCCGGCAAACCTTTCTATAAAGGTAGATTGCTACAGCAGACCGGCAGTGGTAAAAGATACGACACAAACGGACCAAAATACAGACGAATTCGAACTGTAG
- a CDS encoding SAM hydrolase/SAM-dependent halogenase family protein, which yields MMKLYLLFFLYAISFSSFSQNNVLVFQSDFGLKDGAVSAMKGVAIGVSTDLKIFDLTHEIPAYNIWEAAYRLSQAAQYYPAGTVFVSVCDPGVGTARHSVVLLTKSGHYFVTPDNGTLTLIAEQLGIQEIREIDEVQNRRQNSNESYTFHGRDVYAFTGARLASKTIAFEEVGPKLPNEVVKIDYQKPVLENGVIKGGIPVLDIQYGNVWTNIDKKTAEKLGLKAGDVVRVQVFNGAEKVYEGKLKLVNTFGEAVIGAAVCYFNSLLNFSLAVNQGNFSEKYKVFSGAHWSILLSR from the coding sequence ATGATGAAATTGTACTTATTGTTTTTTTTGTATGCCATTAGTTTTAGTAGTTTTTCTCAGAACAACGTGCTGGTTTTTCAGTCCGATTTTGGGTTGAAAGATGGAGCAGTATCAGCAATGAAAGGTGTGGCAATAGGAGTTTCAACAGATTTAAAAATATTTGATCTGACCCACGAAATTCCGGCATACAATATTTGGGAGGCCGCTTATCGCTTGTCACAAGCCGCACAGTACTATCCTGCAGGAACTGTATTTGTATCTGTTTGTGATCCGGGAGTGGGAACCGCAAGACATTCTGTAGTTTTACTCACCAAATCAGGACATTATTTTGTGACTCCCGATAACGGAACCTTGACTTTAATTGCAGAACAACTTGGGATTCAGGAAATTCGCGAAATTGATGAAGTACAAAACCGTCGCCAAAATTCAAATGAATCGTATACCTTTCATGGACGCGATGTATATGCTTTTACCGGAGCACGTTTAGCCTCAAAAACGATTGCATTTGAAGAAGTAGGGCCTAAGCTGCCTAATGAAGTGGTGAAAATTGATTATCAGAAACCGGTTTTAGAAAATGGAGTTATTAAGGGCGGTATTCCGGTTTTGGATATTCAATATGGAAATGTATGGACAAATATCGATAAAAAGACCGCTGAAAAATTAGGCTTGAAAGCGGGAGATGTCGTGAGAGTTCAGGTTTTTAATGGTGCTGAAAAAGTATACGAAGGAAAACTAAAGTTAGTAAATACATTTGGTGAAGCAGTAATTGGTGCAGCTGTTTGTTACTTCAACAGTCTTTTAAACTTCTCGCTTGCAGTCAATCAGGGGAATTTTTCAGAAAAGTATAAAGTGTTTAGCGGAGCTCATTGGAGTATTTTGCTAAGCAGATAA
- a CDS encoding PSP1 domain-containing protein: MACTSCSTSDGGAPKGCKNNGTCGTDSCNKLTVFDWLANMSPSNGEAIFDCVEVRFKNGRKEFFRNSEKLTLSIGDIVATVASPGHDIGIVTLTGELVKIQMKKKGVNPESNEVPKIYRKASQKDIDIWSVARDREEPMKVRARELAIQHKLEMKISDIEFQGDGSKATFYYTANDRVDFRLLIKDFAKEFSTRVEMKQVGFRQEAARLGGIGSCGRELCCSTWLTDFRSVNTSAARYQQLSLNPQKLAGQCGKLKCCLNYELDTYMDALKDFPDYDTKLVTEKGDAICQKQDIFKGLMWFAYTNNFANWHVLKIDQVKEIIAENKQKNKVSSLEDFAIEVTSEPEKDFNNAMGQESLTRFDQPKRKKKPSRKRKPNAENAVVAAPNKPQQANNNTNKPAGGNPNKSNKPQNKQNQSNKPKNSNDKKPAEPRKPIIITKNENKK, translated from the coding sequence ATGGCATGTACAAGTTGTTCAACCTCAGATGGTGGTGCACCAAAGGGTTGTAAAAATAATGGGACTTGCGGCACCGATAGCTGCAATAAATTGACGGTTTTTGACTGGCTCGCAAACATGAGTCCGTCCAATGGAGAGGCGATTTTTGATTGTGTTGAGGTTCGTTTTAAAAACGGACGCAAAGAATTCTTTAGAAATTCAGAAAAATTAACGTTAAGTATTGGTGATATTGTAGCAACTGTTGCTTCACCGGGACATGATATTGGAATTGTAACTTTGACAGGAGAATTGGTAAAAATTCAAATGAAGAAAAAAGGAGTAAATCCTGAAAGCAATGAAGTTCCTAAAATTTACAGAAAAGCTTCACAGAAAGATATCGATATCTGGTCTGTAGCACGTGATCGTGAAGAACCAATGAAAGTTCGTGCACGTGAATTGGCTATTCAGCATAAACTGGAAATGAAAATTTCTGACATTGAATTCCAGGGAGACGGGTCGAAAGCTACGTTTTATTACACGGCAAATGACAGAGTCGATTTCAGACTTTTGATTAAAGATTTTGCTAAAGAATTCAGTACCAGAGTCGAAATGAAACAGGTTGGTTTCCGTCAGGAGGCAGCCCGTTTGGGAGGAATTGGTTCTTGCGGACGTGAACTCTGCTGTTCAACCTGGTTAACCGATTTTAGAAGTGTGAATACTTCGGCAGCACGTTACCAACAGCTTTCACTGAATCCTCAAAAGTTGGCCGGACAATGCGGAAAACTAAAATGCTGTTTGAACTATGAGTTAGATACTTACATGGATGCGCTAAAAGACTTTCCGGATTACGATACCAAATTGGTAACCGAAAAAGGAGATGCTATTTGCCAGAAACAAGATATTTTTAAAGGTCTGATGTGGTTTGCGTATACCAATAATTTTGCGAACTGGCATGTTTTAAAAATCGATCAGGTAAAAGAAATTATTGCCGAAAACAAACAAAAAAACAAAGTTTCTTCATTGGAAGATTTTGCTATTGAGGTAACTTCTGAACCTGAGAAAGACTTTAACAATGCAATGGGGCAGGAGAGTTTAACCCGTTTTGATCAGCCAAAAAGAAAGAAAAAGCCAAGTCGTAAACGCAAACCAAATGCGGAGAATGCAGTTGTGGCTGCTCCGAACAAACCGCAGCAAGCCAATAATAATACAAACAAGCCGGCTGGTGGCAATCCGAATAAATCGAATAAACCACAAAACAAACAAAATCAATCGAACAAACCCAAAAATTCGAACGATAAAAAGCCAGCCGAGCCAAGAAAACCTATAATTATTACTAAAAATGAGAATAAAAAGTAG
- a CDS encoding CoA transferase subunit A: protein MITKKVNNVQEAIEGIESGMTIMFGGFGLCGIPENTIAALVNTSISDLTCISNNAGVDDFGLGLLLQKKQIKKMISSYVGENAEFERQMLSGELEVELTPQGTLAERCRAAQAGIPAFFTPAGYGTEVAEGKEVREFNGKMHIMEQAFNAEFAIVKAWKGDEAGNLIFKGTARNFNACMAGAGKITIAEVEELVPVGTLDPNQIHIPGIMVQRIFQGEKFEKRIEQRTVRQRA from the coding sequence ATGATTACAAAAAAAGTAAATAACGTTCAGGAGGCTATCGAAGGAATTGAAAGCGGAATGACTATAATGTTCGGAGGTTTCGGTCTATGCGGAATTCCTGAAAATACAATTGCAGCATTGGTAAATACTTCCATTTCAGATTTAACCTGTATTTCGAATAATGCGGGAGTGGATGATTTTGGTTTGGGATTGCTTTTGCAAAAGAAGCAAATTAAAAAGATGATTTCCTCTTATGTGGGGGAGAATGCCGAGTTTGAGCGTCAGATGCTTTCAGGAGAACTGGAAGTCGAATTGACTCCGCAAGGTACTTTAGCCGAACGTTGTCGTGCGGCTCAGGCCGGAATTCCTGCGTTCTTTACACCTGCAGGTTACGGAACTGAAGTTGCCGAAGGCAAAGAAGTACGGGAGTTCAATGGAAAAATGCACATCATGGAACAGGCTTTCAATGCGGAGTTTGCTATTGTTAAAGCCTGGAAAGGTGATGAAGCAGGAAACCTGATTTTTAAAGGAACAGCCAGAAATTTCAACGCTTGTATGGCAGGTGCAGGTAAAATTACCATCGCCGAAGTGGAAGAATTAGTTCCGGTAGGAACATTAGATCCAAATCAAATACACATTCCGGGAATTATGGTGCAACGGATCTTTCAGGGAGAAAAGTTTGAGAAAAGAATCGAGCAGAGAACGGTAAGACAAAGAGCATAA
- a CDS encoding rhodanese-related sulfurtransferase, translating into MQLYNTLSAEERAIMIDDAGKQRLTLSFYAYAKIEDPKKFRDDLFIAWNKLDALGRIYVANEGINAQMSIPAENLEAFRTTLEVYDFMKGIRLNEAVEHDDHSFLKLTIKVRHKIVADGLNDETFDVTNIGVHLKAKEFNAILDDPDTIVVDFRNHYESEVGHFKNAITPDVETFRESLPIINEQLQNHKEDKNLVMYCTGGIRCEKASAYFKHQGFKNVYQLEGGIINYAKQIEEEGLESKFIGKNFVFDNRLGERITEDIISQCHQCGKPCDNHTNCENDGCHLLFIQCDECKSAMENCCSTECLEIIHMPLVDQVRLRTGKQVGNKVFRKGKSENLKFKHSGDLPNTALAAAEKPVDIRQKVKVKKVLLGKAEHYYVKAQVAQFTIENQELNSGDKILISGPTTGNQELVLERLIVDGAETSIAKMGDKVTFEVPFRVRLSDKIYKILD; encoded by the coding sequence ATGCAACTGTATAACACTTTGAGCGCAGAAGAAAGAGCTATCATGATCGATGATGCCGGTAAACAACGATTAACGTTGTCTTTCTATGCGTATGCCAAAATTGAAGATCCCAAAAAATTTCGCGACGATTTATTTATTGCCTGGAACAAGCTTGATGCTTTAGGCCGAATTTATGTGGCTAATGAAGGTATTAATGCTCAAATGAGTATTCCTGCCGAAAATTTGGAGGCTTTTAGAACAACTCTGGAAGTATACGATTTCATGAAAGGCATCCGTTTGAATGAAGCCGTAGAACATGATGATCATTCCTTTTTAAAACTAACCATCAAAGTTCGTCACAAAATTGTCGCCGATGGTTTGAATGACGAAACTTTTGATGTAACCAATATTGGCGTTCACCTGAAAGCCAAAGAATTTAATGCCATTCTTGACGATCCTGATACAATTGTGGTTGATTTTAGAAATCACTACGAAAGTGAAGTAGGGCACTTTAAAAATGCAATTACTCCCGATGTTGAAACTTTTAGAGAAAGTTTACCAATCATCAACGAACAGCTTCAAAATCATAAAGAAGATAAAAACCTTGTGATGTATTGTACCGGAGGAATTCGTTGCGAAAAAGCAAGTGCCTATTTTAAACACCAGGGTTTTAAAAATGTCTATCAATTAGAAGGTGGTATCATCAATTACGCTAAACAAATTGAGGAAGAAGGCCTGGAAAGCAAATTCATCGGAAAAAACTTTGTGTTTGATAATCGTTTAGGGGAAAGAATTACAGAAGATATTATTTCGCAATGTCACCAATGTGGAAAACCTTGTGACAATCATACCAATTGTGAAAATGACGGCTGTCATTTATTGTTTATTCAGTGTGATGAATGTAAATCGGCAATGGAAAATTGTTGTTCAACAGAATGTCTGGAAATCATCCACATGCCTTTAGTCGATCAGGTTCGATTGAGAACCGGAAAACAAGTTGGAAACAAAGTTTTCAGAAAAGGAAAATCGGAAAATTTGAAATTCAAACATTCAGGTGATTTACCCAATACAGCTTTGGCTGCAGCAGAAAAACCTGTTGACATTCGTCAGAAAGTAAAAGTAAAAAAAGTACTTCTTGGAAAAGCAGAGCATTATTATGTAAAAGCCCAGGTGGCACAGTTTACGATTGAAAACCAAGAGTTAAACAGCGGTGATAAAATCTTAATTTCGGGACCAACGACCGGTAATCAGGAATTGGTTTTAGAAAGACTGATTGTTGACGGAGCCGAAACTTCAATCGCTAAAATGGGTGATAAAGTTACTTTTGAAGTTCCTTTCAGAGTTAGATTGTCAGATAAAATATATAAGATTCTGGATTAA
- a CDS encoding CoA transferase subunit B yields MLTKEDIARRIAKEVKDRYFVNLGIGIPTLVANYVREDIAVEFQSENGVLGMGPFPFAGEEDADIINAGKQTITTLPGASFFDSAFSFGMIRSQKVDLTILGAMEVSENGDIANWKIPGKMVKGMGGAMDLVASAENIIVAMMHVNKAGESKILKKCSLPLTGVGCVKKVVTELAVLEVTDKGFKLLERAPGVSVEHIIASTEADLIIEGEIPEMDIR; encoded by the coding sequence ATGTTAACAAAAGAAGATATTGCAAGACGTATTGCAAAAGAAGTAAAAGACCGCTATTTTGTGAACCTTGGAATTGGTATTCCAACTCTGGTAGCAAATTATGTGAGAGAAGATATTGCTGTGGAGTTTCAAAGTGAGAACGGTGTTCTTGGCATGGGACCTTTCCCTTTTGCCGGAGAAGAAGATGCAGATATTATCAATGCCGGAAAGCAAACTATTACAACACTTCCGGGAGCCAGTTTCTTTGATTCGGCCTTTAGTTTCGGGATGATCCGAAGCCAAAAGGTAGATTTGACCATTTTAGGTGCTATGGAGGTTTCTGAAAATGGAGATATTGCCAATTGGAAAATTCCGGGTAAGATGGTAAAAGGAATGGGAGGTGCAATGGATTTGGTAGCTTCTGCCGAAAACATTATTGTTGCCATGATGCACGTTAATAAAGCAGGTGAATCTAAAATACTAAAAAAATGCTCTTTACCCTTAACTGGTGTGGGCTGTGTTAAAAAAGTAGTCACCGAGCTTGCGGTTCTGGAAGTAACTGATAAAGGTTTTAAGCTACTAGAAAGAGCACCGGGTGTTTCTGTTGAGCACATCATCGCATCAACCGAAGCTGATTTGATCATTGAAGGTGAAATTCCGGAAATGGATATCAGATAA